The genome window TCCTCAATTACTGATACTACTTCAAACTGGTTTCGATTTGGCTTTGAACCAACAATAATTAAATCTACTTCTCTATCTTTTAAAGTATTAATTACTTCTGCACTATCTCCTACTTTTATTAAAACTTCTACTTGTGGAAATCTTTTGTAAAATTTCGCTAATAAATCAGGCAATAAATATTCAGAAGGAATAGTACTAGCACCGATAATTAATTGATCAAATGTCTCTCCTTTTACTTGCTCAACTTCTACCTTAGCTTCTTCCCAAGCATTTAAAATTTTTTTAGACTGACGATAAACTACTTTTCCTGCTGGAGTTAACTTAATTTCTTTTTCTTGTCTCAAAACTAAATCAGTATTAAATCTATCTTCCAATGCTTTAATCTGCATACTCACAGCCGGCTGAGTTAAATTTAATTTATCCGCTACTGCTGAAAAACTTCCTTTTTCTATTAACTTAACTAACATCTTTAAGGTCTTTAATTTCATGTAATTCCCCTCCTTAATTACTCTATTCGCGCAATGAAGCAACTAAACGTTTGGGAGCTAGGATAGTATCTAAAACATCATTAATATTCTTAATCAATAAGTTCGAACTT of Sporohalobacter salinus contains these proteins:
- a CDS encoding selenium metabolism-associated LysR family transcriptional regulator codes for the protein MKLKTLKMLVKLIEKGSFSAVADKLNLTQPAVSMQIKALEDRFNTDLVLRQEKEIKLTPAGKVVYRQSKKILNAWEEAKVEVEQVKGETFDQLIIGASTIPSEYLLPDLLAKFYKRFPQVEVLIKVGDSAEVINTLKDREVDLIIVGSKPNRNQFEVVSVIEDRLVLILPPEHKLGDASQVSLADLVEERVLIREEGSGTRKAMLAGLKKAGINKNEFNIGIQLGSTEAVISAVEAGLGVSFVSELAANKAVTNGRVVRVKVSDMLISRKLYLAYHQERKNETLIKEFRNIF